A DNA window from Gasterosteus aculeatus chromosome 16, fGasAcu3.hap1.1, whole genome shotgun sequence contains the following coding sequences:
- the LOC120833618 gene encoding trace amine-associated receptor 13c, with product MNEHGIQRVQKSGSSFPPMETLPGDYLCFPQLNSSCKKPAHPHTEAMLVYVLLSSISLITVVLNVLVIISISHFRSIQVCSVMSFFLCRQLHSPTNLLILSLAVSDLLVGLLLMPVEIIYIEACWFLGDILCTTYYLVDYVITSASVANMVLISVDRYIAICEPLHYPTKVTKRRVQNCVCFCWIWSAIFRIFLLYDHLEKPGSSNSCLGECVVIINYAAGVADLVFTFIIPILCIIVLYLRVFVVALSQARAMRPRVAASTTRRSGATTVKKTEMKAARTLGLVILVFLFCFCPYYYPALAGKDTSIDASSAAFEIWLAHFNSCLNPVIYAFFYPWFRKSIQLILTLQILKPGSCDANVL from the exons ATGAACGAGCACGGCATCCAGAGAGTTCAGAAAAGCGGCTCCTCTTTTCCCCCGATGGAGACCCTGCCAGGAGATTATCTCTGCTTTCCACAGCTTAACTCCTCCTGCAAGAAGCCTGCTCATCCACACACTGAGGCCATGCTGGTTTACGTGCTGCTTTCTTCCATCTCACTCATCACTGTCGTCCTCAACgtgctggtcatcatctccatctcccactttAGGTCGATACA AGTGTGTTCAGTGATGTCGTTCTTCCTCTGCAGGCAGCTCCACAGCCCCACcaacctcctcatcctctccttgGCTGTCTCGGACCTCCTCGTGGGCCTCCTGCTGATGCCGGTGGAAATCATCTACATAGAAGCCTGCTGGTTCCTCGGTGACATTCTGTGCACGACGTATTATCTTGTAGACTACGTTATTACCTCGGCATCAGTAGCCAATATGGTGCTCATATCAGTTGACCGCTACATAGCTATTTGTGAGCCGCTGCATTACCCAACCAAAGTGACCAAGAGAAGAGTACAGaactgtgtttgtttctgctggaTTTGGTCTGCTATCTTCAGGATTTTCCTTTTATATGATCACCTGGAGAAACCGGGCAGTTCAAACTCCTGTTTGGGGGAGTGTGTGGTTATCATTAATTATGCTGCAGGAGTAGCTGACCTAGTTTTCACTTTCATCATACCCATTCTTTGCATCATCGTTCTGTATCTGAGAGTTTTCGTGGTGGCTTTGTCTCAGGCCCGAGCCATGCGGCCCCGTGTTGCAGCTTCAACAACCCGACGGTCGGGGGCCACGACTGTGAAGAAAACAGAGATGAAAGCAGCTAGAACTCTCGGTTTGGTGATACTCgtctttttgttctgtttctgtCCCTACTATTACCCCGCACTGGCAGGCAAAGACACTTCAATCGATGCttcttctgctgcatttgaGATCTGGCTGGCACATTTTAACTCCTGTTTGAACCCCGTCATCTACGCCTTTTTCTACCCCTGGTTCAGAAAATCTATCCAGCTCATCCTGACACTTCAGATTCTGAAGCCCGGCTCCTGTGATGCCAACGTACTGTAG
- the LOC120833611 gene encoding trace amine-associated receptor 13c-like — MTENFGQKAARAHQPLAHFSLSLMMETLEGAELCFPQLLNTSCRKPGRHAAEAVFLYVLLSCMSLLTVILNLLVIISISHFRQLHSPTNLLLLSLAVSDLLVGLLLMPAQILLLGGCWFLGSMMCGLFYYASFILTSASVGNMVLISIDRYVAICDPMCYPTKVTHKRVQVCICLCWFSSVFYNGVILIEFLKHPDSFNSCYGECVVVIDFITGAVDVWMTFVGPVSVIVVLYMRVFVAAASQARAVRSHVAAVSVQGSLGVTAKRSERKAARTLGVVVVAFVISFCPYFYPSFASKAMSTSMVFSIFGVWLLYCNSCLNPVVYAFFYPWFRRSIKRIVTLQILQRDSCDAKIM; from the exons ATGACCGAGAACTTTGGTCAGAAAGCTGCGAGAGCTCATCAGCCTCTCgcccacttctctctctctctgatgatGGAGACACTCGAAGGGGCTGAACTCTGCTTTCCACAACTGCTCAACACCTCCTGCAGGAAGCCCGGCCGGCACGCCGCTGAGGCCGTATTCCTTTACGTCCTTCTGTCTTGCATGTCTCTGCTCACTGTGAttctcaacctgctggtcatcatctccatctcccacttcag GCAGCTCCACAgccccaccaacctcctcctcctctccctggcCGTCTCCGACCTCCTCGTGGGCCTCCTGCTGATGCCGGCTCAAATCCTCCTTTTGGGGGGCTGCTGGTTCTTGGGCAGCATGATGTGTGGACTGTTTTATTACGCCTCTTTTATCCTCACGTCGGCCTCAGTGGGAAACATGGTGCTCATTTCCATTGACCGATATGTGGCCATTTGTGACCCCATGTGTTACCCCACCAAAGTCACTCACAAAAGAGTCCAGGTCTGCATTTGCCTGTGCtggttttcttctgttttttacaATGGCGTGATACTGATAGAGTTCCTGAAACATCCAGATAGTTTTAATTCCTGCTACGGAGAGTGTGTGGTTGTAATAGACTTCATTACAGGAGCTGTTGATGTCTGGATGACCTTTGTTGGCCCCGTTTCGGTCATCGTAGTTCTGTACATGAGGGTGTTTGTGGCGGCTGCGTCTCAGGCTCGAGCCGTGAGGTCTCACGTTGCAGCCGTCTCAGTCCAGGGTTCCCTTGGTGTCACCGCCAAGAGATCTGAGCGGAAAGCAGCCAGGACCCTCGGCGTTGTTGTGGTGGCGTTTGTAATATCTTTCTGTCCTTATTTTTATCCCTCTTTTGCAAGCAAAGCGATGTCAACCAGTATGGTGTTTTCTATTTTTGGGGTGTGGCTGCTTTATTGTAACTCTTGTCTAAATCCAGTGGTGTATGCTTTCTTCTACCCATGGTTCAGGAGATCCATCAAACGCATTGTCACACTTCAGATACTGCAGCGTGACTCCTGTGATGCCAAAATAATGTAG